The region AGCTGATTGCCAAAGATGCCGACAGCTACCAATACTTAGCCGAATCTATCCGCATGCATCCTGATCAAGAAACGCTGAAACAAATGATGCTGGAAGCCGGTTTCGACAGCGTGGATTACCACAACATGAGCGCGGGCATTGTGGCTTTGCATAAAGGCGTGAAGTTTTAATTTTGGATTGGTGTGAGCCAATCAACAAAGGCCGTCTGAAATTTCAGACGGCCTTTGTTAATCTTGATTTTATTCTTTTGGTTCAACGGTAAAAAATAATTGTTCTACCGTCAAAACATTACCATCGGCATCGGTTAATGCCGCATCAGTGGCTGAAAATTTAATCACAGCTAAGTTTAGGCTGCCGTTGTCAGTAAGGGCGGTATTGATGATTTGGCCGGCTTCTTCGCCGCCAACTTGTACCGCAATACCCGCCGCTTCCAATGAGTTGCCGCTCAATACGGCCAAACCGCGTTTTACTTGGCCGCGATATTGGGCGCGGGCGATAATTTCCTGACCTGGATAGCAGCCTTTGCGGAAGTGAACGCCGCCGATGATGTGTTGGTTGAGCATTTGCGCTACGGCGGTTTCTTTGGTAGAGGCGGAAATCCAAGCGTAGCCGCTTCGGATTTCGTGAAGATTCCAAGCATTTCCTGCGGCAGTGTCGTGTGCAGGCAATTGTTCTGCCAAACCGACTTTCAGACGGCCTGTGTGCGGCAGGTTGATACACCAAACACCGTTTTGGTTTTCTGCGGCAAAAGCCAAGCAGGGTTCATTGGCAATTACGGCTTTGGCATCATCAGCCAATTCTCCGGCTACGGCAAAATCGTTCAACGGCTCGAGCACCACTTTGGCACGCAATACATACATGCGCAATTTTTTGACGATGGTTTCAATCAAATCCTGTGCCATCAGCAGCAGAAAATCCCCGCCGCGGTTGAGTACAACCATATTGGCCAACACGCGGCCTTTGGCTGTGTTGTAGGTGGCGTAACAGGCTTGGCCGGCAGGGAGGTTTTGAATGTCGTTTGACAATTGGTTGTGTAGAAAATCGGCTCGGTCGTCACCGCTGACACGGACAACGCCGAAGAAAGGCAGGAGGGTTTGCATGGTGGGGATTCCTTGGTAACGGTCGGAAATAGGGTACGCAATGGCAAGGATATGGGGGCGTTATCATCAAAATAAAGACCAAAGCCCTAAGACCTTCTGAATATCTGCTGACATTTTCAGACGGTCTTGAATCATTTATTTTATTTGAACCGCTGAAACTTTGATTTCGACTTTCCATTCGGGATTGGCGAGTTTGGCTTCCACGCAGGCACGGGCGGGAGAATGTTGCGGATCGACCCATGCGTCCCAAGCTTCATTCATGGCGGCGTAGTCGGCGAGGTCGGGCAGGAAGATGGTGGCTTCGAGAATATGGTGTTTGTCCGAACCGCATTGCGCCAGCCAGTGATCGATTTGCGCCAAGACGTTTTCGGTTTGGGC is a window of Neisseria yangbaofengii DNA encoding:
- the ygfZ gene encoding CAF17-like 4Fe-4S cluster assembly/insertion protein YgfZ produces the protein MQTLLPFFGVVRVSGDDRADFLHNQLSNDIQNLPAGQACYATYNTAKGRVLANMVVLNRGGDFLLLMAQDLIETIVKKLRMYVLRAKVVLEPLNDFAVAGELADDAKAVIANEPCLAFAAENQNGVWCINLPHTGRLKVGLAEQLPAHDTAAGNAWNLHEIRSGYAWISASTKETAVAQMLNQHIIGGVHFRKGCYPGQEIIARAQYRGQVKRGLAVLSGNSLEAAGIAVQVGGEEAGQIINTALTDNGSLNLAVIKFSATDAALTDADGNVLTVEQLFFTVEPKE
- a CDS encoding RidA family protein, which produces MTVQYFGQTPRLSEATVANGFVFLSGMVPENTGGNVKAQTENVLAQIDHWLAQCGSDKHHILEATIFLPDLADYAAMNEAWDAWVDPQHSPARACVEAKLANPEWKVEIKVSAVQIK